One Cryptomeria japonica chromosome 9, Sugi_1.0, whole genome shotgun sequence genomic window carries:
- the LOC131054863 gene encoding uncharacterized protein LOC131054863 — protein sequence MEVHSTVNHASAKRFWNVLRIAFFMIRKGLMSKRKILMDMHFMMKRGKVYGKSLGNLMFHHSRDSNHGEFGLKEYEFSCSNSPANPVFFHIPRRKFQIHMPHFPCIHPHTIKEDEEEEPNAIVLPQLNYSGEYFTKDCLNHKDFPAMEKLSPMLSPLSRRISCYSGEEDNDCQVDRQADEFIARFYEQLRLQHNSSLMQYQEMLARGAS from the coding sequence ATGGAGGTCCATTCTACTGTAAATCATGCTTCTGCAAAGCGCTTTTGGAATGTGCTCAGGATTGCCTTTTTCATGATAAGGAAAGGGCTCATGTCCAAGAGGAAGATTCTTATGGATATGCATTTCATGATGAAAAGAGGGAAAGTGTATGGGAAAAGCTTGGGGAATCTCATGTTCCATCATTCCAGGGATAGTAACCATGGTGAATTTGGGCTTAAAGAATATGAGTTTTCCTGCAGCAATAGCCCTGCTAATCCAGTCTTCTTCCACATCCCCAGAAGGAAGTTTCAGATACACATGCCACACTTCCCCTGCATTCATCCACATACCATTAAGGAAGATGAGGAGGAAGAACCCAATGCTATTGTTTTGCCTCAGCTGAATTACAGTGGAGAGTACTTTACCAAGGATTGTCTTAATCATAAGGATTTTCCTGCTATGGAGAAGCTGAGCCCCATGTTGTCTCCTCTGTCAAGGAGGATATCCTGTTACTCTGGAGAAGAAGATAATGATTGTCAAGTAGACAGACAAGCTGATGAATTCATTGCTAGGTTCTATGAGCAATTGAGATTGCAGCACAATTCTTCTTTGATGCAGTATCAGGAGATGCTTGCCAGGGGTGCCAGTTAG